The following proteins come from a genomic window of Castor canadensis chromosome 17, mCasCan1.hap1v2, whole genome shotgun sequence:
- the E4f1 gene encoding transcription factor E4F1 isoform X6 yields MAEAPRSPDQGLGLAEEGEQAQVKLLVNKEGRYVCMLCHKTFKTGSILKAHMVTHSSRKDHECKLCGASFRTKGSLIRHHRRHTDERPYKCAKCGKSFRESGALTRHLKSLTPCTEKLRFSMSKDVVVGKEDLPAGSGTSAVGTVTSSVTGEPMETSPVIHLVTDAKGTVIHEVHVQMQELPLGMKALAPEPPVPEELPCCSEGSRENLLHQAMQNSGIVLERVTGEEGALESAPPCGSSPQPLGDGPPELPLLEVEQMETQVASEASVVPRIHPCPQCSETFPTAATLEAHKRGHAGPRPFPCTQCGKAFPKAYLLKKHQEVHVHERRFRCGDCGKLYKTIAHVRGHRRVHSDERPFPCPQCGKRYKTKNAQQVHFRTHLEEKPHVCQFCNRGFREKGSLVRHVRHHTGEKPFKCYKCGRGFAEHGTLNRHLRTKGGCLLEVEELLVSEESPSAAATVLAEDPHTVLVEFSSVVADTQEYIIEATADDAETSEATEIIEGTQTEVDSHIMKVVQQIVHQASAGHQIIVQNVTMDQEAALGPEAAAADTITIATPESLTEQVAMTLASAISEGTVLATRTGANGTEQATVTMVSSEDIEILEHGGELVIASPEGQLEVQTVIV; encoded by the exons ATGGCAGAGGCTCCCCGCAGCCCTGACCAGGGGCTTGGGCTTGCTGAGGAGGGTGAGCAAGCACAGGTCAAGCTGCTGGTGAATAAGGAAGGCCGCTATGTGTGCATGCTGTGTCACAAGACCTTCAAGACG GGCAGCATCCTCAAGGCCCACATGGTCACCCACAGCAGCCGCAAGGACCATGAGTGCAAGCTCTGTGGGGCTTCCTTTCGGACCAAGGGCTCACTCATTCGGCACCATCGGCGGCACACAG ATGAGCGCCCATATAAGTGTGCCAAGTGTGGCAAGAGCTTCCGGGAGTCAGGTGCACTGACCCGGCACCTCAAGTCTCTCACTCCATGCACGGAAAAACTACGCTTCAGCATGAGCAAGGACGTGGTGGTGGGCAAAGAGGACTTGCCTGCAG GGTCAGGCACCTCTGCTGTGGGGACAGTCACATCGTCAGTGACAGGAGAGCCCATGGAGACATCACCCGTGATTCATCTAGTGACAGATGCCAAGGGCACTGTCATTCACGAAGTCCATGTCCAGATGCAGGAGCTACCCTTGGGCATGAAAGCCCTGGCTCCAGAG CCCCCAGTCCCTGAGGAGCTTCCCTGTTGCAGTGAGGGCAGCCGAGAGAACCTGCTGCACCAGGCCATGCAGAACTCTGGCATTGTCCTTGAGAGGGTTACTGGGGAGGAGGGTGCCCTGGAGTCAGCCCCACCCTGTGGGTCTAGTCCCCAGCCCCTGGGAGACGGACCCCCAGAACTGCCGTTGCTGGAGGTGGAACAGATGGAGACA CAGGTGGCCAGTGAGGCCTCAGTTGTGCCCAGGATCCACCCATGCCCTCAATGCAGTGAGACATTCCCAACAGCAGCCACCCTGGAGGCCCACAAGAGAGGCCATGCAG GGCCAAGGCCGTTCCCCTGTACACAGTGCGGCAAGGCTTTCCCCAAAGCTTATCTGCTCAAGAAGCACCAGGAGGTACACGTGCATGAGCGCCGCTTTCGCTGTGGAGACTGTGGGAAGCTTTATAAGACAATTGCCCATGTGCGTGGTCACCGGCGCGTCCACTCAGATGAGCGGCCCTTCCCTTGTCCTCAGTGTGGCAAGCGCTACAAGACCAAG AATGCCCAGCAGGTGCACTTTCGGACACATCTGGAGGAGAAGCCACACGTGTGCCAGTTCTGCAATCGAGGTTTCCGGGAGAAGGGCTCACTGGTGCGACATGTGCGGCACCACACAGGCGAGAAACCCTTCAAGTGCTACAAATGCGGTCGAGGCTTTGCCGAGCATGGCACACTCAACCGGCACCTGCGCACCAAAG GGGGCTGCCTGCTGGAGGTGGAGGAGTTGCTCGTGTCTGAAGAGAGCCCCTCAGCTGCTGCCACTGTGCTCGCAGAGGACCCCCATACTGTGCTGGTGGAGTTCTCGTCCGTGGTAGCCGACACCCAGGAGTACATCATTGAG GCCACTGCAGACGATGCAGAGACCAGTGAAGCCACAGAGATCATTGAAGGCACCCAGACAGAG GTGGACAGTCACATCATGAAGGTGGTACAGCAGATTGTGCATCAGGCCAGCGCTGGGCACCAGATCATTGTGCAAAACGTCACCATGGACCAGGAGGCCGCACTGGGCCCAGAGGCAGCTGCTGCTGATACCATCACCATCGCCACCCCTGAGAGCCTGACAGAGCAGGTGGCTATGACGCTGGCCTCAGCCATCAGTGAAGGCACAGTGCTGGCAACTCGAACAGGTGCAAATGGCACTGAACAGGCCACTGTGACAATGGTATCATCAGAGGACATTGAGATCCTTGAGCATGGAGGCGAGCTGGTCATTGCCTCACCGGAGGGCCAGCTCGAGGTACAGACAGTCATCGTGTAG
- the Dnase1l2 gene encoding deoxyribonuclease-1-like 2, translated as MGGPRALLAALWALGAAGVAALRIGAFNIQSFADNKALDPSCGSIIAQILSGYDITLVQEVRDPDLSAVLALMEQINSVSEHEYSFVSSKPLGRDQYKEMYLFVYRKDSVSVVDTYQYPDPEDAFSREPFVVKFSVPHSAAKELVLIPLHAAPHQAVAEIDALYDVYLDVIDKWGTDDMLFLGDFNADCNYVRAQDWSAIRLRSSEVFKWLIPDSADTTVGNSDCAYDRIVVCGARLRKSLKPQSATVHNFQEEFGLDQAQALAISDHFPVEVTLKSH; from the exons ATGGGCGGGCCCCGGGCCCTGTTGGCGGCGCTCTGGGCGCTGGGGGCCGCAGGGGTTGCGGCGCTACGCATTGGAGCCTTCAACATCCAGAGCTTTGCTGACAACAAAGCGTTGGACCCATCCTGCGGCAGCATCATAGCACAG ATCCTGTCTGGCTACGACATCACGCTGGTGCAGGAGGTGCGCGACCCGGACCTGAGCGCGGTACTCGCGCTCATGGAGCAAATTAACAG CGTTTCCGAGCACGAGTACAGCTTCGTGAGCAGCAAGCCGCTCGGTCGGGACCAGTATAAGGAAATGTACCTGTTTGTCTATAG GAAAGACTCTGTGTCGGTCGTGGACACATATCAGTATCCAGACCCTGAGGACGCCTTCAGTCGGGAGCCCTTCGTGGTCAAGTTTTCGGTCCCCCACTCAG CCGCTAAGGAGCTGGTGCTGATCCCACTGCACGCCGCGCCTCACCAGGCGGTGGCTGAGATCGATGCTCTCTACGATGTGTACCTGGACGTGATCGACAAGTGGGGCACCGAT GACATGCTATTCCTGGGCGACTTCAACGCCGATTGCAACTACGTGCGGGCGCAGGACTGGTCGGCCATCCGCCTGCGCAGCAGTGAAGTCTTCAAGTGGCTCATCCCCGACAGCGCTGACACCACGGTGGGGAACTCGGACTGTGCCTACGACCGCATTGTGGTGTGTGGCGCCCGCCTGCGCAAGAGTCTGAAGCCCCAGTCGGCCACTGTGCACAACTTTCAGGAGGAATTCGGCCTGGACCAGGCCCAG GCTCTTGCCATCAGTGACCATTTTCCTGTGGAGGTGACCCTCAAATCTCACTGA
- the E4f1 gene encoding transcription factor E4F1 isoform X5 yields the protein MHPLGSEDEVSVLMAALHTGHIVGALVAPWSWNSGHIKEVIVAAEAEPGESEMAEAPRSPDQGLGLAEEGEQAQVKLLVNKEGRYVCMLCHKTFKTGSILKAHMVTHSSRKDHECKLCGASFRTKGSLIRHHRRHTDERPYKCAKCGKSFRESGALTRHLKSLTPCTEKLRFSMSKDVVVGKEDLPAGSGTSAVGTVTSSVTGEPMETSPVIHLVTDAKGTVIHEVHVQMQELPLGMKALAPEPPVPEELPCCSEGSRENLLHQAMQNSGIVLERVTGEEGALESAPPCGSSPQPLGDGPPELPLLEVEQMETQVASEASVVPRIHPCPQCSETFPTAATLEAHKRGHAGPRPFPCTQCGKAFPKAYLLKKHQEVHVHERRFRCGDCGKLYKTIAHVRGHRRVHSDERPFPCPQCGKRYKTKNAQQVHFRTHLEEKPHVCQFCNRGFREKGSLVRHVRHHTGEKPFKCYKCGRGFAEHGTLNRHLRTKGGCLLEVEELLVSEESPSAAATVLAEDPHTVLVEFSSVVADTQEYIIEATADDAETSEATEIIEGTQTEVDSHIMKVVQQIVHQASAGHQIIVQNVTMDQEAALGPEAAAADTITIATPESLTEQVAMTLASAISEGTVLATRTGANGTEQATVTMVSSEDIEILEHGGELVIASPEGQLEVQTVIV from the exons ATGCATCCTCTTGGCTCAGAAGATGAGGTATCTGTGCTCATGGCAGCTCTCCACACTGGGCACATTGTGGGAGCCCTGGTAGCTCCATGGAGTTGGA ATAGTGGACACATCAAAGAGGTCATTGTGGCTGCTGAAGCGGAGCCAGGGGAGAGTGAGATGGCAGAGGCTCCCCGCAGCCCTGACCAGGGGCTTGGGCTTGCTGAGGAGGGTGAGCAAGCACAGGTCAAGCTGCTGGTGAATAAGGAAGGCCGCTATGTGTGCATGCTGTGTCACAAGACCTTCAAGACG GGCAGCATCCTCAAGGCCCACATGGTCACCCACAGCAGCCGCAAGGACCATGAGTGCAAGCTCTGTGGGGCTTCCTTTCGGACCAAGGGCTCACTCATTCGGCACCATCGGCGGCACACAG ATGAGCGCCCATATAAGTGTGCCAAGTGTGGCAAGAGCTTCCGGGAGTCAGGTGCACTGACCCGGCACCTCAAGTCTCTCACTCCATGCACGGAAAAACTACGCTTCAGCATGAGCAAGGACGTGGTGGTGGGCAAAGAGGACTTGCCTGCAG GGTCAGGCACCTCTGCTGTGGGGACAGTCACATCGTCAGTGACAGGAGAGCCCATGGAGACATCACCCGTGATTCATCTAGTGACAGATGCCAAGGGCACTGTCATTCACGAAGTCCATGTCCAGATGCAGGAGCTACCCTTGGGCATGAAAGCCCTGGCTCCAGAG CCCCCAGTCCCTGAGGAGCTTCCCTGTTGCAGTGAGGGCAGCCGAGAGAACCTGCTGCACCAGGCCATGCAGAACTCTGGCATTGTCCTTGAGAGGGTTACTGGGGAGGAGGGTGCCCTGGAGTCAGCCCCACCCTGTGGGTCTAGTCCCCAGCCCCTGGGAGACGGACCCCCAGAACTGCCGTTGCTGGAGGTGGAACAGATGGAGACA CAGGTGGCCAGTGAGGCCTCAGTTGTGCCCAGGATCCACCCATGCCCTCAATGCAGTGAGACATTCCCAACAGCAGCCACCCTGGAGGCCCACAAGAGAGGCCATGCAG GGCCAAGGCCGTTCCCCTGTACACAGTGCGGCAAGGCTTTCCCCAAAGCTTATCTGCTCAAGAAGCACCAGGAGGTACACGTGCATGAGCGCCGCTTTCGCTGTGGAGACTGTGGGAAGCTTTATAAGACAATTGCCCATGTGCGTGGTCACCGGCGCGTCCACTCAGATGAGCGGCCCTTCCCTTGTCCTCAGTGTGGCAAGCGCTACAAGACCAAG AATGCCCAGCAGGTGCACTTTCGGACACATCTGGAGGAGAAGCCACACGTGTGCCAGTTCTGCAATCGAGGTTTCCGGGAGAAGGGCTCACTGGTGCGACATGTGCGGCACCACACAGGCGAGAAACCCTTCAAGTGCTACAAATGCGGTCGAGGCTTTGCCGAGCATGGCACACTCAACCGGCACCTGCGCACCAAAG GGGGCTGCCTGCTGGAGGTGGAGGAGTTGCTCGTGTCTGAAGAGAGCCCCTCAGCTGCTGCCACTGTGCTCGCAGAGGACCCCCATACTGTGCTGGTGGAGTTCTCGTCCGTGGTAGCCGACACCCAGGAGTACATCATTGAG GCCACTGCAGACGATGCAGAGACCAGTGAAGCCACAGAGATCATTGAAGGCACCCAGACAGAG GTGGACAGTCACATCATGAAGGTGGTACAGCAGATTGTGCATCAGGCCAGCGCTGGGCACCAGATCATTGTGCAAAACGTCACCATGGACCAGGAGGCCGCACTGGGCCCAGAGGCAGCTGCTGCTGATACCATCACCATCGCCACCCCTGAGAGCCTGACAGAGCAGGTGGCTATGACGCTGGCCTCAGCCATCAGTGAAGGCACAGTGCTGGCAACTCGAACAGGTGCAAATGGCACTGAACAGGCCACTGTGACAATGGTATCATCAGAGGACATTGAGATCCTTGAGCATGGAGGCGAGCTGGTCATTGCCTCACCGGAGGGCCAGCTCGAGGTACAGACAGTCATCGTGTAG